A genomic segment from Verrucomicrobiaceae bacterium encodes:
- a CDS encoding VWA domain-containing protein yields the protein MKTHLLLPIALSAFTLVLQAKNEAVTETATAPKVPTEAQKPTQAQKRVEVCFVLDTTGSMSGLIEGAKQKIWSIANDIISAKPKPQVRFGLVGYRDRGDAYVTRPVALTDDLDALYADLQKFRADGGGDTPESVSEALHEAVSSMQWSDDPDTFRVVYLVGDAPPQQYADGKHWPKVCKKAGKKDILINTIQCGNIAGTAEVWKAIASSAGGAFAVIPQDGNMQHIAAPQDKELMELNIKIGATLIPCGTESMRQGVLSKQSAAEAAAPAANASRLAFNWKSAKTVQGTGELIDAIKEGKKKLEEVKADELPENLRKLSPEDLKAHVAKQQAEREAIQKRIADLVKARDAHILAERQKLAASGKTDSFDEQVTQTLHSQASSKNIRWE from the coding sequence ATGAAAACGCACCTACTCCTTCCTATCGCTCTTTCCGCCTTCACCCTGGTCTTACAGGCCAAAAATGAAGCGGTTACTGAAACTGCCACCGCTCCCAAAGTGCCTACTGAGGCCCAAAAGCCGACTCAGGCACAAAAACGAGTCGAGGTGTGCTTCGTGCTCGATACGACGGGCTCCATGTCCGGGCTCATCGAGGGGGCGAAGCAAAAAATCTGGTCCATCGCCAATGACATCATCTCTGCAAAGCCAAAGCCGCAGGTCCGATTTGGTCTGGTCGGTTATCGTGATCGCGGAGATGCGTATGTGACGCGTCCTGTCGCACTCACGGATGATCTGGATGCGCTTTACGCCGATTTGCAGAAATTCCGTGCCGATGGTGGTGGTGATACGCCGGAGAGCGTCAGTGAGGCGCTGCATGAAGCCGTGAGCAGCATGCAGTGGAGTGATGATCCAGATACCTTCCGCGTCGTTTACCTCGTCGGTGATGCGCCGCCGCAGCAGTATGCGGATGGCAAGCATTGGCCCAAGGTCTGCAAAAAAGCCGGCAAGAAAGACATCCTCATCAATACCATCCAGTGCGGCAACATCGCTGGCACGGCGGAGGTGTGGAAGGCCATCGCTAGCAGTGCAGGCGGCGCTTTTGCGGTCATCCCACAGGACGGCAATATGCAGCATATTGCCGCACCGCAGGACAAGGAACTGATGGAACTGAACATCAAGATCGGTGCCACCCTCATCCCCTGCGGCACGGAAAGTATGCGTCAGGGCGTGCTATCCAAGCAATCTGCCGCTGAAGCTGCGGCACCTGCGGCGAATGCAAGCCGCCTAGCCTTCAACTGGAAGTCTGCCAAGACCGTGCAGGGCACGGGAGAGCTCATCGACGCCATCAAGGAGGGCAAAAAGAAGCTCGAAGAGGTCAAAGCCGATGAGTTGCCCGAAAATTTACGAAAGCTCAGTCCAGAAGATCTCAAAGCGCACGTCGCCAAACAACAGGCCGAGCGTGAAGCCATTCAGAAACGCATCGCCGATCTCGTCAAAGCCCGTGATGCCCACATTCTCGCTGAACGCCAAAAACTCGCCGCCTCTGGCAAGACAGATTCCTTTGACGAGCAAGTCACGCAGACCCTGCACAGCCAAGCCAGCTCGAAAAACATCCGCTGGGAGTGA
- a CDS encoding protease complex subunit PrcB family protein has protein sequence MILSRFSFLLACTFLCGLAAAAEPKTPDLPQWRGQQDGGGDFSTRVFSTQADWAGFWLRSGKPAPQALDEKREMAVLITLGERPTGGFKPRILSATESDGKYLVVYSEGKPGPDTFVTQALTYPWVIAIVPKSSLKVETRLQAP, from the coding sequence ATGATCCTCTCTCGCTTTTCCTTCCTCCTCGCCTGCACTTTCCTCTGTGGCTTGGCTGCTGCGGCGGAGCCCAAAACTCCCGACCTACCACAATGGCGTGGCCAGCAGGATGGCGGCGGCGATTTCTCCACGCGTGTCTTCAGCACCCAGGCCGACTGGGCGGGCTTTTGGCTCCGCAGTGGCAAGCCAGCCCCGCAGGCACTGGATGAAAAGCGTGAGATGGCAGTGCTCATCACCCTCGGTGAGCGTCCCACCGGCGGATTCAAGCCACGCATCCTCAGTGCCACCGAGAGCGATGGAAAATACCTCGTCGTCTATTCCGAGGGCAAACCCGGCCCCGACACCTTCGTCACCCAGGCACTCACCTATCCATGGGTGATCGCCATCGTGCCAAAATCCAGCCTCAAGGTAGAAACACGTCTCCAAGCCCCCTAA
- a CDS encoding S8 family serine peptidase: MRFFILFLFLACGAILRGQIVVGGKQFERSVVETGSKGEWVLYEKRAPRNEGTRHWLTRRVRVELRAGKDIAGLRSLPGVLKVEKRGKYAVVDFAGKADAALGGAEMLQKRPEVASATPLLARQLFRCAVPNDPLFDQQWHLRNTGQNGGTAGVDVNAVNVWDTRKGSGVRIGIVDDGLEVAHADLAANVDLVNDRDFNALDDDPSPGVENYHGTACAGVAAARGDNALGVSGVAPLATLVGLKLIAAPTTDADEADAFAFKKDIIDIKSNSWGPYDSAYGTGGPGPLSLAALEDAATTGRAGKGTVFLWAAGNGNGSGDDSNYDGWAASPYAIAVSAINEKGRASWYSEPGANILVCAPSNGGKQGITTTDRSGDIGYNEDGGTVEHPDYPNFDYTNTFGGTSSATPAVAGVVALMLEANPALKVRDVQEILVRTAVKNDEFDGAWVQNGVGFHFNERYGAGLVNAQAAVAMAATWTNLAARQQHVMTQTALAQPIPDADAAGTARTFSVPLANNLRLEHVTVHVKATHSYVGHLEWRLKSPSGVSVRLARSRFNDTAVDLDWTFMTTHFWGERSHGDWKLEVIDRTIDHAGTLDEVTITFFGTPTPEALPLPVLTSSWIIVGREGWEMKHQMTASNAPTLFEAGRYFYSGLPAGLTLNPTTGLITGTPTETGLTDGYQDVTNASGTSSEYTYFYILAALPALSTAVEQPTATKIVPFGFGDPILQTATTHDGVDAIQFANVEDEEYSGMEFTVNGPARLAFQWKVSSEKNYDYLILTVDGYVRDYLTGEKDWTLSETDIGSGPHNIDIYYSKDQGEKKGLDTGWVDEMTITPITTAPVVPAATVKAYAGIYFRHVIEATNAPTTYTASNLPAGLTLHAETGLIYGSVAAVGSYPVTVTATNSFGVGTGTVTIEVGTVAQGLAEVLDAPTRTFATTGDKTWLPQWLYARDGEDAARSGPVDHEESCEMSTEVTGPCKVTFYWGVSSEEDYDFLRFYIDGVETDSISGEVGWTRKGFLIPAGTHLLKWSYSKDEATASGLDSGFVDTFEVHTDADGDGFYSDLETYFGTSDSNVNAQPQTTLSRSTSTVLSFPSVAGNDYRIEYSDDLKKWTPVIVTATSASTTWTDANAVNKSKRFYRVAIP, encoded by the coding sequence ATGCGTTTTTTCATTCTGTTCCTCTTTCTAGCCTGTGGCGCGATTTTGCGCGGGCAGATCGTGGTCGGGGGGAAGCAGTTTGAGCGCTCAGTGGTGGAAACGGGCTCGAAAGGCGAGTGGGTGCTCTATGAGAAGCGGGCACCGAGGAATGAAGGCACGCGGCACTGGCTGACGAGGCGTGTGCGGGTGGAATTGCGGGCGGGGAAGGACATCGCGGGGCTGCGTTCCTTGCCCGGTGTGCTGAAGGTGGAAAAACGCGGTAAGTATGCCGTGGTGGATTTCGCAGGGAAAGCAGACGCGGCCCTGGGTGGAGCGGAAATGCTGCAAAAACGGCCCGAAGTGGCCTCCGCGACACCTTTGCTGGCTAGGCAGCTTTTTCGCTGCGCAGTGCCGAATGATCCGCTTTTTGACCAACAGTGGCATTTGCGCAATACGGGGCAAAATGGTGGCACGGCAGGTGTGGATGTGAATGCGGTGAATGTCTGGGACACGCGAAAAGGCAGCGGTGTGCGCATCGGCATCGTGGATGATGGGCTGGAGGTGGCGCATGCGGATTTGGCCGCGAATGTGGATCTGGTGAATGATCGTGATTTTAATGCGCTCGATGATGATCCCTCTCCAGGGGTGGAAAACTACCACGGCACTGCCTGCGCAGGGGTAGCGGCGGCACGCGGTGATAATGCCCTCGGAGTGAGTGGCGTGGCACCGCTGGCGACGCTGGTGGGGCTGAAGCTCATCGCTGCGCCGACGACGGATGCGGATGAGGCGGATGCTTTTGCCTTCAAGAAGGACATCATCGACATCAAGAGCAACTCCTGGGGCCCCTACGACAGTGCCTATGGCACGGGTGGGCCTGGGCCGCTGAGCTTAGCCGCACTCGAGGATGCTGCGACGACGGGGCGGGCAGGGAAGGGCACCGTTTTCCTCTGGGCAGCGGGGAATGGCAATGGCTCGGGCGATGACTCGAATTACGATGGCTGGGCGGCATCGCCGTATGCGATCGCTGTTTCTGCGATCAATGAAAAGGGCCGCGCCTCTTGGTATAGCGAGCCAGGGGCGAATATCCTGGTCTGTGCGCCATCGAATGGCGGTAAGCAGGGCATTACCACGACGGATCGCAGCGGTGACATCGGCTACAATGAAGATGGCGGCACGGTGGAGCATCCTGATTACCCCAATTTCGATTACACGAATACTTTTGGTGGCACTTCATCGGCCACTCCAGCGGTGGCGGGTGTGGTGGCGCTGATGCTGGAGGCGAATCCTGCGTTGAAGGTGCGTGATGTGCAGGAGATCCTGGTGCGCACGGCGGTGAAGAATGATGAATTCGATGGCGCATGGGTGCAGAACGGTGTGGGGTTTCACTTCAATGAGCGCTACGGTGCAGGCTTGGTGAATGCACAGGCCGCTGTGGCAATGGCGGCGACTTGGACGAATTTGGCGGCAAGGCAGCAGCATGTGATGACGCAGACAGCGCTGGCGCAGCCGATCCCGGATGCCGATGCTGCGGGCACCGCACGCACCTTCAGCGTGCCCTTGGCGAATAATCTGCGCTTGGAGCATGTGACGGTGCATGTGAAGGCCACGCACAGCTACGTGGGGCATCTGGAGTGGCGGCTGAAGTCGCCCAGTGGTGTGAGTGTGCGGCTGGCCAGATCCCGCTTCAATGATACGGCGGTGGATCTGGACTGGACCTTCATGACGACGCATTTCTGGGGCGAGCGCTCGCACGGAGACTGGAAGCTGGAGGTGATCGACCGCACCATCGACCACGCAGGCACGCTGGATGAGGTGACGATCACCTTTTTCGGCACACCCACGCCAGAGGCGCTGCCACTGCCGGTTTTGACATCGAGCTGGATCATCGTGGGCCGTGAGGGCTGGGAGATGAAGCATCAGATGACGGCATCGAATGCGCCGACGCTGTTTGAGGCTGGAAGATATTTTTACAGCGGCTTGCCGGCAGGATTGACCCTGAATCCCACCACTGGGCTCATCACGGGCACGCCGACAGAGACTGGGCTCACTGATGGCTATCAGGATGTGACGAATGCGAGCGGCACGAGCAGCGAGTACACCTATTTCTACATCCTTGCGGCATTGCCAGCGCTCTCCACGGCGGTGGAGCAGCCGACGGCGACAAAGATCGTGCCATTTGGCTTTGGTGATCCGATTTTGCAGACTGCCACCACGCATGATGGCGTGGATGCGATCCAGTTCGCGAATGTGGAGGATGAGGAGTACTCGGGCATGGAATTCACCGTGAATGGGCCTGCGCGGCTGGCTTTTCAGTGGAAGGTGTCTTCAGAAAAGAATTACGATTATCTCATTCTCACGGTGGATGGCTATGTGCGTGACTACCTAACGGGCGAGAAAGATTGGACGCTGAGTGAGACAGACATCGGCAGTGGCCCGCACAACATCGACATCTATTACTCCAAGGATCAGGGCGAGAAAAAAGGCCTGGATACAGGATGGGTGGATGAGATGACGATCACACCGATCACCACCGCTCCTGTCGTCCCAGCAGCGACGGTGAAGGCGTATGCGGGCATCTATTTCCGCCATGTGATCGAGGCTACGAATGCGCCTACGACTTACACTGCCAGTAATCTGCCAGCGGGACTGACACTGCATGCAGAAACGGGTCTGATCTATGGCAGCGTGGCAGCGGTGGGCAGCTATCCAGTCACGGTGACAGCGACGAATAGCTTTGGCGTAGGAACGGGCACAGTGACGATCGAGGTAGGCACGGTGGCACAGGGGCTGGCAGAGGTGCTGGATGCGCCGACACGCACCTTTGCCACTACGGGCGATAAAACATGGCTGCCGCAGTGGCTCTACGCTCGCGATGGTGAGGATGCTGCTCGCAGTGGGCCGGTCGATCACGAGGAGAGCTGCGAGATGAGCACGGAGGTCACGGGGCCGTGTAAGGTGACCTTCTACTGGGGTGTGTCTTCGGAGGAGGACTATGATTTTCTACGCTTCTACATTGATGGCGTAGAGACGGACTCGATCAGCGGCGAGGTGGGCTGGACGAGGAAGGGCTTTCTGATCCCCGCAGGCACGCATTTGCTGAAATGGAGCTACTCGAAGGACGAAGCGACTGCTTCGGGGCTCGACAGCGGTTTTGTCGATACATTTGAAGTCCACACGGATGCAGATGGCGATGGCTTCTACAGTGACTTGGAGACGTATTTTGGCACCAGTGACTCGAATGTGAATGCGCAGCCCCAAACGACGCTCAGTCGCAGCACGAGCACCGTTCTGAGTTTCCCGAGCGTGGCTGGGAACGACTACCGGATCGAGTACAGCGATGATTTGAAGAAATGGACGCCCGTAATCGTGACGGCGACGTCTGCGAGCACGACCTGGACGGATGCCAATGCGGTGAACAAGTCGAAACGCTTCTACCGGGTGGCGATCCCGTGA
- a CDS encoding sigma-70 family RNA polymerase sigma factor: MPEPERTQHAPPAPDFSDAVDESSDAESVRLMMRVREGDERALEGLIELHQNAIIGTVYRMLGSMDDAHDIAQQVFIRVWRSAPRYEPTAKFTTWLFTIMRNLVFNETRRRVRRRMEVSLDAVREDDGPENQYTDSSVPGADENLAKAEFHDALDRAIAALPEKQRLAVILRGKQDLPYEEICTIMKMSLPALKSLLFRARNDLRKNLAQFLGEDVP; encoded by the coding sequence ATGCCTGAACCGGAACGGACCCAACATGCCCCTCCCGCGCCCGATTTCTCGGACGCGGTGGATGAGTCATCCGATGCGGAGAGCGTGCGTCTGATGATGCGGGTCAGGGAAGGGGATGAGCGGGCGCTGGAGGGGCTCATCGAGTTGCATCAGAATGCCATCATCGGCACGGTGTATCGCATGCTGGGGAGTATGGATGATGCGCATGACATCGCGCAGCAGGTCTTTATCCGAGTGTGGCGCAGTGCGCCGCGTTACGAGCCGACAGCGAAGTTCACGACCTGGCTCTTCACCATCATGCGGAATCTAGTCTTCAATGAGACTCGTCGGCGGGTTCGTCGCCGCATGGAAGTGAGCCTAGATGCTGTGCGTGAGGATGATGGGCCGGAGAATCAATACACGGACTCCAGTGTGCCTGGGGCGGATGAGAATCTGGCGAAGGCTGAATTTCACGATGCACTGGACCGAGCCATCGCGGCGCTGCCGGAGAAGCAGCGGCTGGCGGTGATCCTACGCGGGAAACAAGATCTGCCGTATGAGGAGATCTGCACGATCATGAAAATGTCTCTGCCCGCGCTGAAGAGCCTACTTTTCCGTGCCAGGAACGATCTGCGAAAGAATCTGGCGCAGTTCTTGGGTGAGGATGTGCCTTGA